In Dehalococcoidales bacterium, one DNA window encodes the following:
- a CDS encoding nucleotidyltransferase family protein: MIDFQTPLQPELITQSKNKRMTNVKNKTGRNDWTMTDGLSREDQVLLHCARINGSPERHEALKVLLSREPDWELLLEKATFHRLSCLLSHHLRSAELTAFVPQPVLKKLQSIYYTSLTRNVLLQDELSRLLAALNREGIPVIVLKGAALLGIVYQDISLRPMSDLDILVPVEHLDRVEAVVSQHGYEHIYSRHSQEVAREKMHQLPCMMNREKHIFLEIHQHIVDSDSPYHFDLHHFWNRAQRITILETDSLTFAPEDLLIHLGIHFIFDRHYSSVSAIGQLCDISEVILHFGDSLDWDMVEALAEEFGVGAALHIVFYACEHLLGTEVPESVLSRLQPSWFSSVIAALFIQKRVLSTRDWVPLYFVDPRDQYSQHAAILAIFNKIFHIPARIFQEREHRKHRISYYLRLVRNLSPAKAQNLKQDMLLDRWLHDICNSTNRTAPHHSNH; this comes from the coding sequence ATGATCGATTTCCAGACGCCCTTACAACCGGAATTAATTACACAGAGTAAGAATAAAAGAATGACAAACGTGAAAAATAAGACGGGACGAAACGACTGGACGATGACGGACGGTCTAAGCCGGGAAGACCAGGTTCTTCTTCATTGCGCCCGGATTAATGGGTCTCCTGAGCGGCATGAAGCCTTAAAAGTCCTGCTGTCCAGAGAACCTGACTGGGAATTGCTACTGGAAAAAGCAACCTTTCACCGGCTGTCATGCCTGCTCTCCCATCATCTCAGAAGCGCAGAATTGACGGCATTTGTTCCACAGCCTGTGCTCAAAAAATTGCAGAGCATATACTACACGAGTTTAACCAGAAACGTGCTTCTTCAAGATGAACTTTCCAGATTGCTGGCTGCCCTTAACCGGGAGGGCATACCCGTCATCGTACTTAAAGGAGCAGCTCTACTGGGTATCGTTTACCAGGATATTAGCTTGAGACCGATGAGTGACCTCGATATCCTGGTTCCGGTTGAGCATCTTGACCGTGTCGAGGCAGTTGTTTCGCAGCACGGCTATGAGCATATATATAGTCGCCACTCTCAAGAGGTGGCCAGGGAAAAGATGCATCAATTACCGTGTATGATGAATCGCGAGAAGCACATTTTTCTGGAGATACATCAGCATATCGTTGATTCTGACTCCCCTTATCATTTCGACTTGCATCACTTCTGGAACAGAGCTCAGCGCATAACAATATTGGAAACCGATTCCCTGACTTTCGCACCCGAAGATTTGCTCATACACCTGGGTATCCATTTCATATTTGACCGTCATTACAGCAGCGTGTCCGCTATCGGGCAACTCTGCGACATTTCCGAGGTTATCCTGCATTTTGGTGACTCACTGGATTGGGATATGGTAGAAGCCCTCGCTGAGGAATTCGGGGTCGGAGCAGCGTTGCATATCGTATTCTACGCCTGCGAGCATCTCTTGGGCACGGAAGTGCCGGAGAGCGTATTATCCCGTCTTCAGCCTTCATGGTTTAGTTCGGTTATTGCGGCACTATTCATTCAAAAGCGGGTATTGAGCACCAGGGATTGGGTGCCTCTTTACTTTGTGGATCCAAGAGATCAGTATAGCCAACATGCAGCAATATTGGCTATTTTCAATAAGATATTTCATATTCCGGCGAGGATTTTTCAAGAGCGCGAACATCGAAAACACAGAATCTCTTACTATCTCCGATTAGTGAGGAATTTGTCTCCGGCAAAAGCCCAAAATTTAAAGCAGGACATGCTTCTGGACCGCTGGCTCCACGATATCTGTAATTCCACAAATAGAACGGCTCCTCATCATTCTAACCATTAA